From a single Peromyscus maniculatus bairdii isolate BWxNUB_F1_BW_parent chromosome 4, HU_Pman_BW_mat_3.1, whole genome shotgun sequence genomic region:
- the LOC102907875 gene encoding olfactory receptor 5AS1-like yields MQHTNYTRPTEFLFIGFTDYLPFRIMLFLVFLIVYTLTVVGNMGLIILVNIDLSLQTPMYHFLSNLSFLDISYSTAIAPKMLVNFLASRKSISFYGCAVQMFFFACFADAECLILAAMAYDRYAAICNPLLYSTLVSRRVCFSLVILAYFSGSMTSLVHVSLTFMLPYCASNIVNHFFCDIPPLLALSCADTHINELLLFALCGTIQMSTFMVILISYFCILITVLNIKSSGGRSKTFSTCASHLIAVTLFYGTLLFMYLRPTTSYSPDTDKVVALFYTVVFPMLNPIIYSFRNKDVKNAVKKLFEKKGILK; encoded by the coding sequence ATGCAGCACACAAACTATACCAGGCCAACAGAGTTCCTATTTATTGGGTTCACAGATTATCTGCCATTCAGAATCATGTTGTTCTTGGTGTTTCTCATAGTGTATACATTGACTGTGGTTGGAAACATGGGCCTAATAATCCTAGTTAATATTGACTTAAGCCTTCAAACCCCCATGTATCACTTTCTTAGCAATTTGTCTTTTTTAGATATAAGCTATTCTACAGCCATTGCTCCAAAAATGCTGGTAAATTTCTTAGCTTCCAGGAAGAGCATCTCTTTCTATGGATGTGCTGTACAGATGTTTTTCTTTGCATGCTTTGCAGATGCTGAGTGTCTTATCCTGGCTGCAATGGCATATGACCGCTATGCAGCCATTTGTAACCCACTGCTTTATTCTACTCTGGTGTCTCGAAGGGTCTGTTTCAGCCTTGTGATACTGGCATATTTTAGTGGAAGTATGACCTCACTGGTGCATGTGTCCCTCACATTTATGCTTCCATACTGTGCCTCCAATATTGTCAACCACTTTTTCTGTGACATCCCACCACTGCTTGCTTTATCATGTGCAGATACCCATATTAATGAGCTTCTGCTCTTTGCCTTATGTGGCACAATCCAGATGAGCACCTTCATGGTCATCCTTATCTCTTACTTCTGCATCCTCATCACTGTTTTGAACATCAAGTCCTCGGGAGGCAGGAGCAAAACCTTCTCCACCTGTGCTTCCCATCTCATAGCTGTCACCTTGTTCTATGGAACACTCCTGTTTATGTACTTGCGTCCCACCACCAGCTATTCTCCAGACACGGATAAGGTGGTTGCTCTGTTTTACACTGTTGTCTTTCCTATGTTGAATCCAATTATTTATAGCTTCAGAAACAAGGATGTGAAAAATGCAgtcaaaaaattatttgaaaaaaagggTATCTTGAAATGA